A region from the Methylocystis iwaonis genome encodes:
- a CDS encoding helix-turn-helix domain-containing protein translates to MRRTGYTRASTLGPIAGVVMENGGSIERVFQRAELPIRLLESPDTLLPLRDHFRLLATASRELRDEAFAARLGRQTSIAGLGVYGKWVTQAPTLFEAIHRSGTSLPHMMQSATRLAVRRYGDEVHWSYELADPATDGRPQNEMLALWYMIVMIRHFAGAGWLPSRIMVGGLPVTARRSIDAQMGVDTMIRDAPGTIVFDQRLLMAVNPHLGADRGLEADELARIFDIPAPDDLPGNIGALIDLELLDGRPDLSRIVRRMGLSKRTLQRRLAELGLSFSDLLKNTRQRRAISFLCQPDLSITEIAVMLGYRDPAHFSRAFESWSGVAPGRWRKLAKSGG, encoded by the coding sequence ATGCGACGGACCGGATATACGCGCGCGAGCACGCTCGGGCCGATCGCCGGCGTCGTCATGGAAAACGGCGGCTCGATCGAGCGGGTCTTTCAGCGTGCCGAGCTTCCCATCCGTTTGTTGGAGTCGCCCGACACCCTTCTGCCGCTGCGCGACCATTTTCGGCTGCTTGCGACCGCGTCTCGCGAGCTGCGCGACGAGGCTTTCGCGGCGCGCCTCGGTCGCCAAACGTCGATCGCGGGCCTCGGCGTCTACGGCAAATGGGTCACACAGGCGCCCACCTTATTCGAAGCGATCCACCGCTCGGGAACAAGTCTGCCGCATATGATGCAGAGTGCGACGCGGCTCGCCGTCCGACGATATGGCGACGAGGTCCACTGGTCCTATGAATTGGCCGACCCCGCCACAGACGGAAGGCCTCAAAATGAGATGCTCGCGCTGTGGTACATGATTGTCATGATCCGCCATTTCGCTGGCGCCGGGTGGTTGCCGAGCCGCATCATGGTCGGCGGCCTGCCCGTGACGGCGCGGCGTTCCATCGACGCGCAAATGGGCGTCGATACGATGATCCGCGACGCGCCCGGCACGATCGTTTTCGATCAGCGGCTGCTCATGGCGGTCAACCCGCATCTCGGCGCCGATCGAGGACTGGAGGCGGACGAACTCGCGCGCATTTTCGATATACCGGCTCCGGACGACTTGCCAGGCAATATCGGCGCCCTGATCGATCTGGAGCTTCTCGACGGTCGTCCTGACCTTTCGCGCATTGTTCGTCGGATGGGCCTATCGAAACGAACGCTGCAGCGTCGGCTCGCGGAACTGGGGCTGAGTTTCTCCGATCTTCTGAAAAACACACGGCAGCGACGGGCGATAAGCTTTCTTTGCCAACCAGACCTGTCAATCACCGAGATTGCGGTGATGCTCGGCTATCGTGACCCCGCGCATTTCAGTCGCGCCTTCGAAAGTTGGAGCGGCGTAGCGCCCGGCCGATGGCGGAAATTGGCGAAATCTGGCGGATAA
- the ntrC gene encoding nitrogen regulation protein NR(I): MTRGEILVADDDAAIRTVVAQALSRAGYEVRTTGTAATLWRWVQSGEGDLVVTDVVMPDENAFELLPRIKKLRPELPIIVMSAQNTFMTAIRASERGAYDYLPKPFDLKELVGIVGRAMAEPRKGGEEAAPEEMEGMPLVGRSPAMQEIYRSLARLMQTDLTVMINGESGTGKELVARALHDYGKRKKGPFVAVNMAAIPRDLIESELFGHEKGAFTGANQRSAGRFEQAEGGTLFLDEIGDMPMEAQTRLLRVLQQGEYTTVGGRTPIKTNVRIIAATNKDLRGLIQQGLFREDLYFRLNVVPLRLPPLRERTEDIPDLVHHFFKVAASEGLPQKYIEQAALDRMKRYRWPGNIRELENLIRRLAALHPQEVISDPLVEAELDHELRQATVDKQSSPGAAPTKELENGQTLSTSVEQHLAKLFRDYGDGLPPPGLYHRVIREIEIPLISAALAATRGNQIKAAELLGLNRNTLRKKVNDLDIRLMRSPR, encoded by the coding sequence ATGACGAGAGGCGAAATTCTTGTCGCCGACGACGACGCCGCGATCCGCACTGTCGTCGCCCAGGCGCTCTCGCGCGCCGGTTACGAGGTGCGCACCACCGGCACGGCGGCGACCTTATGGCGCTGGGTGCAATCGGGCGAGGGCGATCTCGTTGTCACCGACGTGGTGATGCCGGACGAAAACGCTTTCGAGCTTCTGCCGCGCATCAAGAAGTTGCGGCCGGAATTGCCCATCATCGTCATGAGCGCCCAAAACACATTTATGACGGCGATCCGCGCGTCTGAGCGGGGCGCCTATGATTATCTGCCGAAGCCCTTCGATCTGAAGGAGCTGGTCGGCATTGTCGGCCGCGCCATGGCCGAGCCGCGCAAGGGCGGCGAAGAGGCCGCGCCGGAGGAAATGGAGGGCATGCCGCTCGTCGGGCGATCTCCGGCGATGCAGGAGATCTATCGTTCGCTCGCGCGGCTGATGCAGACCGATCTGACGGTTATGATCAACGGCGAGTCCGGCACGGGCAAGGAGCTGGTCGCGCGCGCGCTGCATGATTACGGCAAGCGCAAGAAGGGCCCCTTCGTCGCAGTGAATATGGCGGCGATTCCGCGCGACCTGATCGAGAGCGAGCTGTTCGGCCATGAGAAGGGCGCCTTCACCGGCGCGAACCAGCGCTCGGCCGGCCGTTTCGAGCAGGCCGAGGGCGGCACGCTCTTCCTCGATGAAATCGGCGACATGCCGATGGAGGCGCAGACTCGTTTGCTGCGCGTGCTGCAGCAGGGCGAATATACGACGGTCGGCGGTCGCACGCCGATCAAGACGAATGTCCGCATCATCGCCGCGACCAACAAGGATTTGCGCGGCCTGATCCAGCAGGGTCTCTTCCGCGAGGATTTGTATTTCCGCCTCAACGTCGTGCCGCTGCGCCTGCCGCCGCTGCGCGAGCGCACCGAGGATATTCCCGATCTCGTCCACCACTTCTTCAAAGTGGCGGCGAGCGAAGGCCTGCCGCAGAAATATATCGAGCAGGCGGCGCTCGACCGGATGAAGAGATACCGCTGGCCCGGCAATATCCGCGAGCTGGAAAATCTCATCCGCCGCCTCGCCGCGCTGCATCCGCAGGAAGTGATCTCCGACCCGCTCGTCGAAGCGGAGCTGGACCACGAGTTGCGGCAAGCGACTGTGGATAAGCAGTCGTCGCCCGGCGCCGCACCGACGAAGGAGCTGGAGAACGGCCAGACGCTCTCGACCTCCGTCGAACAGCACCTCGCCAAGCTGTTCCGCGATTACGGCGACGGGCTGCCGCCGCCAGGCCTCTACCACCGCGTCATCCGCGAGATCGAAATCCCGTTGATCTCGGCGGCGCTGGCGGCGACGCGCGGCAATCAGATCAAGGCGGCGGAGCTTCTTGGGTTGAACCGGAATACGCTGCGGAAGAAGGTCAATGATCTCGACATTCGGCTGATGAGATCGCCGAGGTGA